A window of Aerosakkonema funiforme FACHB-1375 genomic DNA:
ACGTAGATGTTGACAAAGGTAATAAGAGCGTTGAACAGCAGTGCGACTGAGGCATCCATGAGTTTTGAAGCTTTTTACGGAATTTCAAACACAACTTAGACTTGACTTTAATTTAACCGATATCCGACCGTTTCGGATCGTCTCCTCTACACCAATGAAACTGAGTTGGGCTTCCAACTCTAGCTCGACTCTGCCCTACTTTTCCACTTTCCCAGCTGTTGGGGGTAGCTTACCGCTTGAGCTTGTCAACTGAAGAGTTGACTGCAACTCAGTATTGTGCATCTCTGGTCAGAGATCGATCGCCACTTCCCCCAGCAGCATTGCCATTCACGTTACCGAGCTGCTGGCGCACTTCGTCAATTGTCTGATTGAGTTGTGCGATCTTATCCTCCAGACTGCGACGAGCCACTTCAATCCGTTGCTCAGAAGAAGCTTCCAGTTGACGCTTCTTAGGTTTATCAACTTTAGCTTCGGAAGGATTGCTGTTGAGGATAGGTGCTTCTGCTTCCGCCGTTTCCTTACTGATGCGAGAAGCTAGCACCGCCCCCAGCACCCCACCGACTAGGCCACCTACCAACGACCCAGCCAAAAATCCTGCTGCAAAACCGTCACGCTGACTCATATCTATTTTGGATTTTAGATGAAAGGATTTAGGATTATATCTTTGGTACGACTGTTTTCAGCTTACCTGCTAGCAGTCCCAACTGCATCAGGCAGAAGATAGGGACTGGGAAAGTCAAAAGTTAAAAGTCAAAAGTCAAAAAGAAGAGGGAGAGGGAGAGGGAAGTGGCTAGGGCGTCGGGAAGAGGGAGAAGGGAGAAATTTTGACTTTTGACTTTTGACTTTTGACTTTATAGCGCTAGGTGCCAAAGGCGCGATCGCCTGCATCCCCCAACCCAGGCACAATGTAACCGTGGCTGTTTAAGCCTTCGTCTATAGTAGCCGTATATACATTCAAGCCCGGATAGGTCACACTCAATCTTTGCAGTGCTGGGGGAGCCGCCACTACCGAAATAATCCTCACTAACGCCGGATCGATACCGCGAGAAGTCAATTCTGCCATCGCAGCCATAATCGAGCCACCAGTCGCCAGCATCGGATCGCAGATCAATACCCGCGTTTGCTCTTTAAACTGGGCTGGGAACTTATTCAAATAGCAACTCGGTTCTAGCGTTTCTTCATCCCGTACCAAACCGAGATGATAAATCGACGCCAAAGGCATTACAGTCTGCGCTCCTTCCAACAAAGCCAATCCCGCCCGCAGAATCGGCACTACCACCAACGGCACTTCCGGATTGACAAACGTAGCAGGACAGTCAGCCAAAGGCGTTTGCACTGTTGTTTCTATTGTGGGCAACCACTCTCGCACCGCTTCGTAAGTCAGCCAGCGTCCCAGTTCCGTCATGGCGCTTTTGAACAGCACTGGTGGCGTTTGGGCATCGCGGGCAACACCCAGCCAGTGTTTGATGAGGGGATGGGGCGGAACATAGATACGCATCTGGAGAGTCATACGGGTTTTAGATTTTCGATTTTAGATTGGTGTTTGGATGCTGGTTCAAAAGCCCGATCTATCATACTGCCTTCTGCTTTGTTACAGGGAAGACAAAAATATTGTTGAGAATTTTTCCTAATTGTATTGACACTTCTTTTCAATAAGGCTATATTAACTTTCAGTGTTCTCCTCTCTCGTGTTCTCCTCTACGAGGAACGGCAGACGGGCTCGGTCAGCAGCAGCAGATAGAGTCCGTACTTTTTTTTAGGGCGTCGGGCGTCGGGGTTAGGAATTAGGGGCTAGATGCTAGATACGAAGGGAGCTTGTAAACTGTAAATCCAGGGAATTACTCTAGATTACTAACCCAATACCTGCTTCCATGAATAATCAGTTGTTTTACACTCAAACCAGTTCAACCGCGCCTGAATTTGATGTTATTGTCATCGGATCGGGTATTGGAGGGTTGGTAACGGCGACCCAGCTAGCAGCCAAAGGTGCGTCTGTGCTAGTCCTGGAGCGCTACATTATCCCTGGAGGAAGTGCTGGCTACTTCGATCGCAACGGATATCGGTTTGATGTGGGAGCATCGATGATCTTTGGGTTTGGCACTCAAGGCACTACCAATCTGCTCACCCGCGCCCTAGCAGCAGTCAACGTTAGTGTGGAAACCATTGCCGACCCGGTACAGATTCACTACCACCTTCCCGACGGGTTAGATTTAAAAGTTCATCGCAATTATGAGAAATTTTTGCAAGAACTTACAGAACATTTTCCGCAAGAACGAGAAGGCATCCGTCGATTTTACGACGAGTGCTGGAAAGTGTTTAACTGCCTGAACGCAATGGATTTGCTCTCGTTGGAGGAACCGGGCTATCTAACGAGGGTGTTTTTCCAGCATCCCTTGGCTTGTTTGGGTTTAGTGAAATACTTGCCCCTCAATGCAGGCGACATCGCCCGCCGATACATCAGCGATCCGATTTTGCTCAAATTCATCGACATCGAGTGTTATTGCTGGTCGGTTGTGCCAGCAGACATGACACCGATGATTAATGCCGGGATGGTATTCTCCGATCGCCATTATGGTGGCATTAACTACCCCAAAGGCGGCGTCGGTCAAATCGCCCAAAAACTCGTGGAAGGACTTGAGAAAGCTGGCGGTGAAATTCAGTACAAAGCCAGAGTCAGCAAGATTTTGACCGAAAATGGACAAGCAGTGGGCGTGCAGCTCGCCACAGGGCAAGTTTATCGCGCTAAACGCATTGTTTCCAACGCTACACGCTGGGATACCTTTGAAAAATTACTTCCGCCCGAACAAATGCCCCGTGTTGAAAAAAAATGGCAGC
This region includes:
- the upp gene encoding uracil phosphoribosyltransferase; the encoded protein is MTLQMRIYVPPHPLIKHWLGVARDAQTPPVLFKSAMTELGRWLTYEAVREWLPTIETTVQTPLADCPATFVNPEVPLVVVPILRAGLALLEGAQTVMPLASIYHLGLVRDEETLEPSCYLNKFPAQFKEQTRVLICDPMLATGGSIMAAMAELTSRGIDPALVRIISVVAAPPALQRLSVTYPGLNVYTATIDEGLNSHGYIVPGLGDAGDRAFGT
- the crtH gene encoding carotenoid isomerase, with protein sequence MNNQLFYTQTSSTAPEFDVIVIGSGIGGLVTATQLAAKGASVLVLERYIIPGGSAGYFDRNGYRFDVGASMIFGFGTQGTTNLLTRALAAVNVSVETIADPVQIHYHLPDGLDLKVHRNYEKFLQELTEHFPQEREGIRRFYDECWKVFNCLNAMDLLSLEEPGYLTRVFFQHPLACLGLVKYLPLNAGDIARRYISDPILLKFIDIECYCWSVVPADMTPMINAGMVFSDRHYGGINYPKGGVGQIAQKLVEGLEKAGGEIQYKARVSKILTENGQAVGVQLATGQVYRAKRIVSNATRWDTFEKLLPPEQMPRVEKKWQQRYQKSPSFLSLHLGVEADVLPWGTECHHIILSDWEQMEEPEGTIFVSIPTLLDPNLAPEGYHIMHVFTPNWIDDWQGMSAKDYEEKKQEAAERIIKRLEQFFPGLDTKLDYMEVGTPRTHRRFLGRDDGSYGPIPSRKLRGLLGMPFNRTSIPGLYCVGDSTFPGQGLNAVAFSGFACSHRIAVDLGL